The Arachis hypogaea cultivar Tifrunner chromosome 16, arahy.Tifrunner.gnm2.J5K5, whole genome shotgun sequence genome contains a region encoding:
- the LOC112754507 gene encoding uncharacterized protein — translation MAIGTSKRISAASARAHTRRNKKTNSSNLPSGLLGTAIIVLFIGFLFGAYQAIQPPPPKICGTPGAPPITAPRIKLRDGRNLAYKEHGVPKDAAKNKIIFVHGFDSCRHDAYIAKTLSPDVVEDLGIYIVSFDRPGYGESDPDPNQTGKSLALDIEEFAAKLGLGPKFYIIGYSLGGQIVWNCLKYIPDRLAGAVLIAPAVNYWWSGLPANLSSEVFYQQKLQDQWTTRVAHYIPWLTYWWNSQRWFPASSLILQSTDLLSVQDKELMPKRADRNNHVAQVRQLGEHESVHRDLNVAFGKWEFSPLDLQNPFPTNEGSVHIWQGDDDLIVPVQVQRYIAQNLPWIHYHELQGAGHLFPHADGMSDTIVKSLLQGK, via the exons ATGGCAATCGGAACCAGCAAAAGGATTTCCGCAGCGTCAGCGCGTGCTCACACTCGCAGGAACAAGAAAACTAACTCCTCCAACCTCCCCTCTG GACTTCTTGGAACAGCGATTATAGTGTTGTTCATTGGGTTTCTTTTTGGGGCCTATCAGGCTATTCAACCTCCTCCTCCCAAGATATGTGGCACTCCTGGTGCACCGCCTATAACAGCGCCGAGAATCAAACTAAGGGATGGAAGGAATTTAGCATACAAAGAACACGGCGTCCCAAAAGATGCTGCAAAGAATAAAATCATCTTTGTCCATGGTTTTGATTCTTGCAGGCATGATGCCTATATTGCCAAAACCTTATCACCA GATGTTGTTGAGGACTTGGGGATCTACATTGTGTCTTTTGATAGACCTGGTTATGGGGAAAGTGATCCTGATCCAAATCAAACAGGAAAGAGCCTGGCCCTAGATATTGAAGAATTTGCTGCTAAATTGGGATTAGGGCCTAAATTCTACATAATTGGTTACTCCTTGGGTGGGCAGATTGTTTGGAATTGCCTTAAGTATATCCCTGACAG ACTGGCTGGTGCAGTGCTCATAGCCCCAGCTGTTAACTACTGGTGGTCGGGTCTTCCTGCAAACTTAAGTAGTGAAGTCTTTTACCAACAAAAGCTACAAGACCAATGGACAACTCGTGTTGCTCACTACATACCATGGCTAACTTACTGGTGGAACAGTCAAAGATGGTTTCCAGCATCAAGTTTAATTCTTCAAAGTACAGATCTTCTCTCCGTTCAAGACAAAGAACTGATGCCTAAGAGGGCTGATAGAAACAACCATGTG GCACAGGTAAGACAGCTAGGAGAACATGAAAGCGTCCACCGTGACTTAAATGTTGCATTTGGGAAGTGGGAATTCAGTCCTTTGGATTTGCAAAATCCATTTCCAACTAATGAAGGTTCAGTCCATATTTGGCAAGGAGATGACGATTTGATAGTGCCTGTTCAAGTGCAGCGTTACATAGCACAAAACCTTCCATGGATTCACTATCATGAGCTTCAAGGTGCCGGTCACTTGTTCCCTCATGCTGACGGTATGAGCGACACTATTGTTAAGTCACTCTTACAAGGGAAGTAA